From Nitrospinota bacterium, one genomic window encodes:
- the atpG gene encoding ATP synthase F1 subunit gamma, with protein MANLKDIKRRIGSVKNTQQITKAMKLVAAAKLRRAQESVIASRPFSDKVAEVMEGLAQRANKEAHPLLRRREVKKVLVIVMAGDKGLCGPFNSNILKMALKVIGENAGKEISLILVGKKGVDFFRRRKMNIVQVYLDYGKKLGYDLAGSIAAQAMERFADESVDQVYMIYNKFRNVVVQEARTVSLLPVTAPKVDEHATQVDYEYEPSADAVLGEVIKRYVESQVFQSLLESAASENGARMTAMDAATKNAKDMIGSLTLSYNRARQAAITKEIIEVVSGADAIS; from the coding sequence ATGGCGAATCTAAAAGATATCAAGAGGCGGATCGGCTCCGTCAAGAATACGCAGCAGATCACCAAGGCCATGAAGCTTGTGGCGGCGGCGAAGCTGCGCCGGGCGCAGGAATCGGTGATCGCGTCGCGTCCGTTCTCCGACAAGGTGGCGGAGGTGATGGAGGGGCTTGCCCAGCGCGCCAATAAAGAGGCGCATCCGTTGCTCCGCCGCAGGGAAGTGAAGAAAGTCCTGGTCATCGTCATGGCCGGGGACAAGGGGCTTTGCGGCCCGTTCAACAGCAACATCCTCAAGATGGCCCTAAAAGTGATCGGAGAGAATGCGGGGAAGGAGATTTCCCTCATTCTCGTGGGCAAAAAGGGGGTGGACTTCTTTCGCCGCCGGAAAATGAACATAGTCCAGGTATATCTGGACTACGGGAAGAAACTTGGCTACGACCTTGCCGGGTCTATCGCCGCGCAGGCGATGGAGAGGTTCGCCGACGAGAGCGTGGACCAGGTGTACATGATCTATAACAAGTTCCGCAACGTGGTGGTGCAGGAGGCCAGGACGGTGTCGCTGCTTCCGGTGACCGCGCCGAAAGTGGACGAGCATGCGACGCAGGTGGACTATGAATATGAGCCATCGGCGGACGCGGTGCTTGGCGAAGTGATAAAGAGGTATGTGGAAAGCCAGGTGTTCCAGTCGCTGCTGGAGTCCGCCGCGTCCGAGAACGGCGCGAGGATGACGGCGATGGACGCCGCCACGAAGAACGCCAAGGACATGATCGGCAGCCTGACATTGTCATACAACCGGGCGCGCCAGGCGGCCATCACCAAGGAGATCATCGAGGTGGTTAGCGGCGCGGACGCCATAAGTTAA